Proteins from a genomic interval of Antedon mediterranea chromosome 5, ecAntMedi1.1, whole genome shotgun sequence:
- the LOC140049056 gene encoding WD repeat domain-containing protein 83-like, with the protein MSELPKKLTSTTDCKQGVVRGVRFNADGNYCLTCGSDKSVKLWNPHRKILLKTYQGHGYDVLDAVSSFDNSLIASCGTDKIAILWDVATGQSLRKFRGHLAIVNSVAFNEEASVILTGSVDSSTRIWDCRSKSFDPVQVLKDAKDSVTSVKTSDYELLTASADGYVRRYDLRNGQMHMDCVGKPVTCVNFTKDGQCMLASSLDSTLRLLDKDNGELLGEYTGHKNSEFKVESCLNHTDSHIVSGSEDGRICFWDLVEGTMSSTIADAGDGVVHSVTFHPTEACMLSAAQGSFKVWRTEDYESEES; encoded by the exons ATGTCGGAACTACCGAAAAAGTTGACAAGTACTACCGACTGTAAACAGGGAGTTGTACGCGGTGTTCGTTTTAATGCTGATGGCAATTACTGCCTGACGTGTGGGAGTGATAAGTCAGTGAAGTTATGGAATCCGCATCGTAAAATACTATTGAAGACTTACCAAGGCCATGG ATACGATGTATTGGATGCAGTGTCATCCTTTGATAACAGTTTAATAGCGTCTTGCGGTACGGATAAAATTGCGATTCTATGGGACGTTGCGACAGGTCAGTCACTACGCAAATTTAGAGGACATTTGGCAATCGTCAATAGTGTTGCTTTTAACGAAGAAGCTTCAGTTATATTAACAG GGTCGGTCGATTCGTCTACAAGAATATGGGATTGTCGATCCAAGAGCTTCGATCCCGTACAAGTGTTGAAGGACGCCAAAGACAGCGTTACGTCAGTGAAGACATCTGATTACGAGCTTCTGACTGCATCAGCGGATGGATATGTCAGAAGGTATGACCTGAGGAACGGACAGATGCATATGGACTGTGTTGGTA aaCCAGTAACGTGTGTAAACTTCACCAAAGATGGTCAGTGCATGTTGGCCTCTAGCTTGGACAGTACCCTAAGACTCTTGGACAAGGACAATGGCGAGCTTCTCGGAGAATACACAGGCCATAAGAACTCTGAGTTCAAAGTTGAAAGTTGTCTCAATCATACAGACAGTCACATTGTCAGTGGTTCAGAGGATGGGCGCATCTGTTTTTGGGACCTTGTGGAG GGCACAATGTCAAGCACAATTGCTGATGCAGGGGATGGTGTGGTTCATTCTGTGACCTTTCATCCAACAGAAGCTTGCATGTTGTCGGCTGCACAGGGATCTTTCAAAGTATGGCGGACGGAAGATTATGAATCTGAAGAGAGTTAA
- the LOC140049054 gene encoding UV radiation resistance-associated protein-like isoform X1, with the protein MSNSENIGRLVHVNLSTQQRRLRHLRSLSARNIQTDKSHGKKDALIETYFTLHTFDNKEAIYTSEKILDSLNPTWRSFDLSRSCDDVDTALPGLIVRVWGGTDEQFKLIIEWKVDLQGLRYLGEYINNENLKYQPNSLIFGMFEGFYGATEKERIEETYVSGLDRKLEVEQSSVRLSYTTYSLSRVHTAQRAIKQTQVSVGKVQHKIENHLDQLQAKTKVFSEKETLLLRVSMLRNEVRHQRNLVKLQKQKADASKNSIQDKLNKFSISKEKFNKEKEELREKKTELYKKREEFIETNRNLAIRKRSLVGELSYIYPITEQTDGSMSILGVKLPNAEDYSGKGTDDTTIAVALGHTCHLLHMISQIQMLPSRYPMVHLSSRSVIRDHITKLLADKDRDFPLYTKGKERFQFRYAVYLLNRNVAQLRYALGLATSDLRATLPNLKSLLELKWGVNKKYDTDYDEGENVINDDDEESENPRLSTIYQEKKKRVTISSDVQVAAPPSASGSQNEKNVVSPPPSYESSMKGHMKQAAALTNPPSSGDPKNQNDVCIREVTDHSNSSGSQAHSPDKVTNTSKENISQSDSKTQDIKQQINGVKEGTDVRISDPLTESSKEKLEDNLTGQSNLSRTLDDILHFDDIHSRADALQHHRQSFSSFRGNLESATKNSKDNKKL; encoded by the exons ATGTCCAATTCTGAAAATATTGGAAGACTGGTGCACGTTAATCTGTCAACACAACAG CGCCGACTTCGTCATTTGCGAAGTTTATCTGCAAGAAATATACAAACTGATAAATCACATGGAAAGAAAGATGCGCTGATTGAAACTTACTTCACACTGCACACATTTGACAATAAAGAAG cAATCTACACCAGTGAAAAGATTCTAGATTCATTG AATCCAACATGGAGAAGTTTTGACCTGTCTAGGTCATGTGATGACGTTGACACGGCGCTTCCTGGACTCATTGTCCGAGTGTGGGGTGGGACCGACGAGCAATTCAAACTGATCATAGAATGGAAGGTAGACCTACAAGGGTTACGGTATCTAGGAGAATAT ATTAATAATGAAAATTTGAAATACCAACCAAATTCACTCATATTTGGAATGTTTGAAGGTTTCTACGGAGCGACAGAAAAAGAAAGGATAGAG GAAACATATGTGAGTGGTTTAGATAGGAAATTAGAAGTAGAACAGAGTTCAGTACGACTGAGTTACACAACTTATTCACTTTCaag agtCCATACAGCGCAACGtgcaataaaacaaacacaagtGTCAGTTGGTAAAGTGCAGCATAAGATAGAAAACCATTTAGATCAATTGCAAGCAAAAACAAAAGTA TTTTCAGAAAAAGAAACTTTGTTATTAAGAGTGTCTATGTTGAGAAATGAAGTGCGCCATCAACGTAATCTAGTAAAATTGCAAAAACAAAAAGCTGATGCTAGCAAGAATTCAATACAGGACAAAT TAAATAAGTTTAGCATAAGTAAAGAGAAATTTAACAAGGAAAAAGAAGAGTTAAGAGAAAAGAAAACAGAATTATATAAAAAGAG AGAGGAGTTCATTGAAACCAATAGAAATTTAGCAATAAGGAAACGATCTCTGGTTGGTGAGTTATCGTACATCTATCCAATCACAGAACAGACAGACGGGAGCATGTCAATACTTGGGGTCAAGTTACCAAATGCTGAAGACTATTCAGGTAAAG GCACAGATGACACAACGATTGCAGTCGCCCTCGGCCACACCTGCCACCTGCTTCATATGATTTCGCAAATACAGATGTTACCCTCCAGGTATCCCATGGTGCACCTGAGTTCGCGCTCTGTCATCAGAGATCATATAACAAAGTTACTGGCAGACAAGGACCGAGa TTTTCCGTTGTATACAAAAGGAAAGGAACGTTTCCAATTTCGTTACGCTGTTTATCTTCTAAACCGCAATGTTGCACAATTAAGATACGCACTTGGTCTCGCCACCTCTGACTTGAGAGCCACGCTTCCAAATTTGAAGAGCCTTCTGGAGCTGAAATGGGGCGTAAATAA AAAATATGATACTGATTATGATGAAGGTGAAAACGtcataaatgatgatgatgaagaaag tgaAAATCCCAGACTGTCAACTATATATCAAGAAAAGAAAAAGCGTGTTACTATATCAAGTGATGTGCAGGTTGCAGCGCCACCTAGCGCAAGTGGCAGTCAAAACGAAAAGAACGTTGTATCACCACCTCCTTCATATGAATCCAGTATGAAAGGTCACATGAAACAAGCTGCTGCTTTAACTAATCCACCTTCTTCTGGTGATCCAAAGAACCAGAATGATGTTTGTATAAGAGAGGTTACAGACCATTCAAATTCTTCTGGTTCTCAAGCTCATAGCCCTGATAAAGTTACTAACACATCGAAAGAGAATATTTCACAATCAGACTCTAAAACTCAGGACATTAAACAGCAAATCAATGGTGTCAAAGAGGGCACCGATGTCAGGATCTCTGATCCACTAACAGAATCCAGTAAAGAGAAATTAGAAGATAATTTGACTGGTCAATCAAACCTCTCCAGAACACTTGATGATATTCTCCACTTCGATGATATTCATAGTCGGGCAGATGCTTTGCAACATCATCGACAGAGCTTCTCAAGTTTTAGAGGGAATCTGGAGAGTGCTACCAAGAATTCTAAAGACAACAAGAAGTTATGA
- the LOC140048517 gene encoding glycerophosphodiester phosphodiesterase domain-containing protein 5-like: MVSHIKLENQQKYKNHACLSCITGLYGCRWKRYRQSTEPTTMVEVAFFIILIIAFMLMAILFYFWFVAGNDANDINWYLWTDLHSWFNWYLLLFTLTTLVFSYISFLIIFGIFHIFLGQQVHLHVIHKILVIATIVGAVAAIIIITTIWQDEWQLLYKSLQISAPILQLVTVVLLTLLTWPFAKLFFKSSPGFQILQLTIYLVVLIFIYLSPLLIHNPCFISSDELPIRPRILAHRGLQQLAPENTRVAFEQALKYNVFGLESDVSISWDGVPFLMHDSNLARTTNVKEMFPSREWELASTFNISDLKELDAGSWFIERDPFRTVKSIPDDIKNTFPNQKILKYEELLNIAMMNNKSVLFDIRQPPSYHPYYSTWLELVVNTTLKSGIKQDQVWWLPETNRSWVEEQAPGFIQTLEGAKYSIEVMQEKNLSQVNAAFYEIEDEQIRSFKNASINSSVYVVNKWWLFSVYWCVGAHSVTSGSPQLLQDVSSPAWYLDPSIYLIIWTVVDGVSILCVLIIFVIQRLQNPSRIADQETVSINMQRKRYNSGRTPDDVNPLYDLQGNSAAANGTTIPAPLAATAAADGDQSILVENQVVEQGAYNEVKLQM; this comes from the exons gtGGAAGTGGCGTTCTTTATTATCTTAATTATAGCATTTATGTTGATGGCTATATTATTCTATTTTTGGTTTGTAGCTGGCAATGACGCAAATGATATCAATTG GTATTTGTGGACAGATTTGCATAGTTGGTTTAACTGGTACTTGCTTCTCTTCACCTTGACAACTCttgtattttcttatatttcTTTCTTAATA ATTTTTggaatatttcatatttttcttgGACAACAAGTTCATTTACATGTGATTCACAAGATCTTGGTCATAGCCACCATAGTGGGCGCTGTTGCTGCAATTATCATTATCACAACAATTTGGCAGGATGAATGGCAACTACTATATAAATCATTACAG ATATCAGCACCAATACTTCAACTTGTTACTGTGGTTCTGCTTACACTTCTCACATGGCCTTTTGCTAAGTTATTCTTTAAATCATCCCCAG GTTTTCAAATTCTACAGCTTACCATATACCTTGTTGTGCTGATATTTATATACCTTAGCCCGCTCTTGATTCACAATCCTTGCTTTATATCGTCGGATGAGCTACCGATTAGGCCACGCATCTTGGCGCATAGAGGCCTTCAACAG CTAGCACCTGAAAACACTAGGGTAGCTTTTGAACAGGCGCTGAAATATAATGTATTTGGTTTGGAAAGTGACGTGTCAATAAG TTGGGATGGTGTACCATTCCTGATGCATGATTCCAATCTTGCAAGGACAACAAATGTAAAAGAGATGTTTCCCAGTCGAGAATGGGAACTTGCAAGCACCTTTAACATCTCGGATCTTAAAGAACTAGATGCGGGATCCTGGTTTATTGAG CGTGATCCTTTCCGTACAGTAAAATCAATTCCCGACGATATCAAAAACACGTTTCCGAACCAGAAGATTCTGAAGTATGAGGAGTTATTAAACATAGCAATGATGAATAACAAAAGTGTTCTGTTTGACATTCGTCAGCCGCCGTCATATCATCCATACTATTCAACATGGTTAGAACTTGTTGTTAATACGACGCTTAAGTCTGGTATTAAACAAGATCAG GTATGGTGGTTACCGGAAACAAATAGATCTTGGGTTGAAGAACAGGCGCCAGGTTTTATACAGACACTTGAGGGCGCTAAATACAGCATTGAAGTAATGCAAGAAAAGAATCTGAGTCAAGTCAATGCTGCATTTTATGAAATAGAAGATGAACAAATAAG gtCTTTCAAGAATGCGAGTATAAATAGTTCAGTGTATGTAGTGAATAAGTGGTGGTTGTTCTCAGTGTATTGGTGTGTTGGTGCGCACTCAGTTACATCTGGTTCACCTCAACTACTACAGGATGTATCTTCACCTGCTTGGTATCTA GATCCATCAATCTACCTCATCATCTGGACTGTTGTAGATGGAGTCTCAATTCTCTGTGttcttattatatttgttattcaAAG GTTGCAAAATCCTAGTAGAATTGCAGACCAAGAGACTGTCTCTATCAACATGCAAAGAAAACGCTACAACAGCGGACGAACACCAGATGATGTTAACCCATTGTACGACCTGCAAGGTAACTCAGCAGCTGCTAATGGTACCACAATACCAGCACCATTAGCAGCCACAGCCGCCGCCGATGGCGATCAGTCCATACTTGTGGAGAATCAGGTTGTAGAACAAGGGGCGTACAATGAGGTGAAATTACAGATGTAA
- the LOC140049054 gene encoding UV radiation resistance-associated protein-like isoform X2, which produces MSNSENIGRLVHVNLSTQQRRLRHLRSLSARNIQTDKSHGKKDALIETYFTLHTFDNKEAIYTSEKILDSLNPTWRSFDLSRSCDDVDTALPGLIVRVWGGTDEQFKLIIEWKVDLQGLRYLGEYINNENLKYQPNSLIFGMFEGFYGATEKERIEETYVSGLDRKLEVEQSSVRLSYTTYSLSRVHTAQRAIKQTQVSVGKVQHKIENHLDQLQAKTKVFSEKETLLLRVSMLRNEVRHQRNLVKLQKQKADASKNSIQDKLNKFSISKEKFNKEKEELREKKTELYKKREEFIETNRNLAIRKRSLVGELSYIYPITEQTDGSMSILGVKLPNAEDYSGTDDTTIAVALGHTCHLLHMISQIQMLPSRYPMVHLSSRSVIRDHITKLLADKDRDFPLYTKGKERFQFRYAVYLLNRNVAQLRYALGLATSDLRATLPNLKSLLELKWGVNKKYDTDYDEGENVINDDDEESENPRLSTIYQEKKKRVTISSDVQVAAPPSASGSQNEKNVVSPPPSYESSMKGHMKQAAALTNPPSSGDPKNQNDVCIREVTDHSNSSGSQAHSPDKVTNTSKENISQSDSKTQDIKQQINGVKEGTDVRISDPLTESSKEKLEDNLTGQSNLSRTLDDILHFDDIHSRADALQHHRQSFSSFRGNLESATKNSKDNKKL; this is translated from the exons ATGTCCAATTCTGAAAATATTGGAAGACTGGTGCACGTTAATCTGTCAACACAACAG CGCCGACTTCGTCATTTGCGAAGTTTATCTGCAAGAAATATACAAACTGATAAATCACATGGAAAGAAAGATGCGCTGATTGAAACTTACTTCACACTGCACACATTTGACAATAAAGAAG cAATCTACACCAGTGAAAAGATTCTAGATTCATTG AATCCAACATGGAGAAGTTTTGACCTGTCTAGGTCATGTGATGACGTTGACACGGCGCTTCCTGGACTCATTGTCCGAGTGTGGGGTGGGACCGACGAGCAATTCAAACTGATCATAGAATGGAAGGTAGACCTACAAGGGTTACGGTATCTAGGAGAATAT ATTAATAATGAAAATTTGAAATACCAACCAAATTCACTCATATTTGGAATGTTTGAAGGTTTCTACGGAGCGACAGAAAAAGAAAGGATAGAG GAAACATATGTGAGTGGTTTAGATAGGAAATTAGAAGTAGAACAGAGTTCAGTACGACTGAGTTACACAACTTATTCACTTTCaag agtCCATACAGCGCAACGtgcaataaaacaaacacaagtGTCAGTTGGTAAAGTGCAGCATAAGATAGAAAACCATTTAGATCAATTGCAAGCAAAAACAAAAGTA TTTTCAGAAAAAGAAACTTTGTTATTAAGAGTGTCTATGTTGAGAAATGAAGTGCGCCATCAACGTAATCTAGTAAAATTGCAAAAACAAAAAGCTGATGCTAGCAAGAATTCAATACAGGACAAAT TAAATAAGTTTAGCATAAGTAAAGAGAAATTTAACAAGGAAAAAGAAGAGTTAAGAGAAAAGAAAACAGAATTATATAAAAAGAG AGAGGAGTTCATTGAAACCAATAGAAATTTAGCAATAAGGAAACGATCTCTGGTTGGTGAGTTATCGTACATCTATCCAATCACAGAACAGACAGACGGGAGCATGTCAATACTTGGGGTCAAGTTACCAAATGCTGAAGACTATTCAG GCACAGATGACACAACGATTGCAGTCGCCCTCGGCCACACCTGCCACCTGCTTCATATGATTTCGCAAATACAGATGTTACCCTCCAGGTATCCCATGGTGCACCTGAGTTCGCGCTCTGTCATCAGAGATCATATAACAAAGTTACTGGCAGACAAGGACCGAGa TTTTCCGTTGTATACAAAAGGAAAGGAACGTTTCCAATTTCGTTACGCTGTTTATCTTCTAAACCGCAATGTTGCACAATTAAGATACGCACTTGGTCTCGCCACCTCTGACTTGAGAGCCACGCTTCCAAATTTGAAGAGCCTTCTGGAGCTGAAATGGGGCGTAAATAA AAAATATGATACTGATTATGATGAAGGTGAAAACGtcataaatgatgatgatgaagaaag tgaAAATCCCAGACTGTCAACTATATATCAAGAAAAGAAAAAGCGTGTTACTATATCAAGTGATGTGCAGGTTGCAGCGCCACCTAGCGCAAGTGGCAGTCAAAACGAAAAGAACGTTGTATCACCACCTCCTTCATATGAATCCAGTATGAAAGGTCACATGAAACAAGCTGCTGCTTTAACTAATCCACCTTCTTCTGGTGATCCAAAGAACCAGAATGATGTTTGTATAAGAGAGGTTACAGACCATTCAAATTCTTCTGGTTCTCAAGCTCATAGCCCTGATAAAGTTACTAACACATCGAAAGAGAATATTTCACAATCAGACTCTAAAACTCAGGACATTAAACAGCAAATCAATGGTGTCAAAGAGGGCACCGATGTCAGGATCTCTGATCCACTAACAGAATCCAGTAAAGAGAAATTAGAAGATAATTTGACTGGTCAATCAAACCTCTCCAGAACACTTGATGATATTCTCCACTTCGATGATATTCATAGTCGGGCAGATGCTTTGCAACATCATCGACAGAGCTTCTCAAGTTTTAGAGGGAATCTGGAGAGTGCTACCAAGAATTCTAAAGACAACAAGAAGTTATGA
- the LOC140049054 gene encoding UV radiation resistance-associated protein-like isoform X3, which translates to MSNSENIGRLVHVNLSTQQRRLRHLRSLSARNIQTDKSHGKKDALIETYFTLHTFDNKEAIYTSEKILDSLNPTWRSFDLSRSCDDVDTALPGLIVRVWGGTDEQFKLIIEWKVDLQGLRYLGEYINNENLKYQPNSLIFGMFEGFYGATEKERIEETYVSGLDRKLEVEQSSVRLSYTTYSLSRVHTAQRAIKQTQVSVGKVQHKIENHLDQLQAKTKVFSEKETLLLRVSMLRNEVRHQRNLVKLQKQKADASKNSIQDKLNKFSISKEKFNKEKEELREKKTELYKKREEFIETNRNLAIRKRSLVGELSYIYPITEQTDGSMSILGVKLPNAEDYSGKGTDDTTIAVALGHTCHLLHMISQIQMLPSRYPMVHLSSRSVIRDHITKLLADKDRDFPLYTKGKERFQFRYAVYLLNRNVAQLRYALGLATSDLRATLPNLKSLLELKWGVNNENPRLSTIYQEKKKRVTISSDVQVAAPPSASGSQNEKNVVSPPPSYESSMKGHMKQAAALTNPPSSGDPKNQNDVCIREVTDHSNSSGSQAHSPDKVTNTSKENISQSDSKTQDIKQQINGVKEGTDVRISDPLTESSKEKLEDNLTGQSNLSRTLDDILHFDDIHSRADALQHHRQSFSSFRGNLESATKNSKDNKKL; encoded by the exons ATGTCCAATTCTGAAAATATTGGAAGACTGGTGCACGTTAATCTGTCAACACAACAG CGCCGACTTCGTCATTTGCGAAGTTTATCTGCAAGAAATATACAAACTGATAAATCACATGGAAAGAAAGATGCGCTGATTGAAACTTACTTCACACTGCACACATTTGACAATAAAGAAG cAATCTACACCAGTGAAAAGATTCTAGATTCATTG AATCCAACATGGAGAAGTTTTGACCTGTCTAGGTCATGTGATGACGTTGACACGGCGCTTCCTGGACTCATTGTCCGAGTGTGGGGTGGGACCGACGAGCAATTCAAACTGATCATAGAATGGAAGGTAGACCTACAAGGGTTACGGTATCTAGGAGAATAT ATTAATAATGAAAATTTGAAATACCAACCAAATTCACTCATATTTGGAATGTTTGAAGGTTTCTACGGAGCGACAGAAAAAGAAAGGATAGAG GAAACATATGTGAGTGGTTTAGATAGGAAATTAGAAGTAGAACAGAGTTCAGTACGACTGAGTTACACAACTTATTCACTTTCaag agtCCATACAGCGCAACGtgcaataaaacaaacacaagtGTCAGTTGGTAAAGTGCAGCATAAGATAGAAAACCATTTAGATCAATTGCAAGCAAAAACAAAAGTA TTTTCAGAAAAAGAAACTTTGTTATTAAGAGTGTCTATGTTGAGAAATGAAGTGCGCCATCAACGTAATCTAGTAAAATTGCAAAAACAAAAAGCTGATGCTAGCAAGAATTCAATACAGGACAAAT TAAATAAGTTTAGCATAAGTAAAGAGAAATTTAACAAGGAAAAAGAAGAGTTAAGAGAAAAGAAAACAGAATTATATAAAAAGAG AGAGGAGTTCATTGAAACCAATAGAAATTTAGCAATAAGGAAACGATCTCTGGTTGGTGAGTTATCGTACATCTATCCAATCACAGAACAGACAGACGGGAGCATGTCAATACTTGGGGTCAAGTTACCAAATGCTGAAGACTATTCAGGTAAAG GCACAGATGACACAACGATTGCAGTCGCCCTCGGCCACACCTGCCACCTGCTTCATATGATTTCGCAAATACAGATGTTACCCTCCAGGTATCCCATGGTGCACCTGAGTTCGCGCTCTGTCATCAGAGATCATATAACAAAGTTACTGGCAGACAAGGACCGAGa TTTTCCGTTGTATACAAAAGGAAAGGAACGTTTCCAATTTCGTTACGCTGTTTATCTTCTAAACCGCAATGTTGCACAATTAAGATACGCACTTGGTCTCGCCACCTCTGACTTGAGAGCCACGCTTCCAAATTTGAAGAGCCTTCTGGAGCTGAAATGGGGCGTAAATAA tgaAAATCCCAGACTGTCAACTATATATCAAGAAAAGAAAAAGCGTGTTACTATATCAAGTGATGTGCAGGTTGCAGCGCCACCTAGCGCAAGTGGCAGTCAAAACGAAAAGAACGTTGTATCACCACCTCCTTCATATGAATCCAGTATGAAAGGTCACATGAAACAAGCTGCTGCTTTAACTAATCCACCTTCTTCTGGTGATCCAAAGAACCAGAATGATGTTTGTATAAGAGAGGTTACAGACCATTCAAATTCTTCTGGTTCTCAAGCTCATAGCCCTGATAAAGTTACTAACACATCGAAAGAGAATATTTCACAATCAGACTCTAAAACTCAGGACATTAAACAGCAAATCAATGGTGTCAAAGAGGGCACCGATGTCAGGATCTCTGATCCACTAACAGAATCCAGTAAAGAGAAATTAGAAGATAATTTGACTGGTCAATCAAACCTCTCCAGAACACTTGATGATATTCTCCACTTCGATGATATTCATAGTCGGGCAGATGCTTTGCAACATCATCGACAGAGCTTCTCAAGTTTTAGAGGGAATCTGGAGAGTGCTACCAAGAATTCTAAAGACAACAAGAAGTTATGA
- the LOC140048518 gene encoding ragulator complex protein LAMTOR4-like has protein sequence MSGPGPLNLDRIPDQLGYLVLNADGAVMASAGEMENDERTAGILMTMVRMASQIHFSNNKQETFKKLSVVFDDYLYMITVSSKKVYVVKRRYNPQEPITA, from the exons ATG AGTGGCCCAGGACCACTTAATCTTGACAGAATTCCGGACCAGCTGGGATACCTCGTCCTTAATGCTGATGGTGCTGTAATGGCc AGCGCAGGTGAAATGGAGAATGATGAAAGAACAGCGGGAATCCTTATGACTATGGTACGGATGGCAAGTCAGATTCACTTCTCAAATAACAAACAAGAAACATTCAAAAAGTTATCAG TGGTATTTGATGACTATCTTTACATGATAACTGTGTCTAGCAAGAAAGTGTATGTTGTAAAGAGGCGGTATAACCCACAAGAACCAATCACGGCGTAG
- the LOC140048990 gene encoding trafficking protein particle complex subunit 14-like — translation MAKSPDEDQNCSFQLHFVQKFPDDWTNFNDVTRKNIAYIGECLHVVLEATIDATTENGNPGHGQRDVFRKHSRGQRCLSYLRREPSSSIAPPRHNEVDDCPDGFATCTPLLVMNAVNNVQKCNEAEVQISENKILFPVCLPLENLPLESCKLSVVIQPPWLVSRPQQDSPTKASPTNNHHQTFQPKVCASLDLVAPPYVCCRHLTVGEKQYTIIQVSNKYCEAILVEAAMVMVNRNNHFLPPSPDGSTHQSTPSNVTDFIHANAVHLAANSCTKLPITLQPLEQNCFIFQLDVLDNINVDSIQSLDVPLSFSLRWKPLPSSQASPLIVHYELPTIRLDYPEFVMLAKCSSPVTIGENFSVHYTLVNKLQDFTDIGLMWLPAPRLVGDSGRRENGSIEDVVLCQDPVQHVGMCKLGSTATITFVFKALKCGLYELGKFMKLKLQYASTNPSQSSSSHDAAMHHSKSTPALKELSRPPMGVVSTPPLNTNGSDARWQSMQDVNARIPKKTITRKDDALGNQRKGNVNVHKITKRRCQVYIMAKQS, via the exons ATGGCCAAGTCGCCGGATGAGGATCAAAATTGCAGTTTTCAACTGCATTTTGTGCAGAAATTTCCGGACGATTGGACAAATTTTAACGATGTCACACGTAAAAACATCGCCTACATTGGGGAATGTCTTCATGTTGTATTGGAAGCAACCATAGATGCAACAACTGAGAATGGAAACCCAGGCCATGGCCAGCGCGATGTTTTTCGAAAACACTCGCGGGGCCAGAGGTGCTTATCCTACTTACGTCGTGAGCCATCGTCCTCAATAGCACCGCCTAGACATAATGAAGTGGATGATTGTCCCGACGGCTTCGCAACGTGCACCCCCTTGCTAGTGATGAATGCTGTAAATAATGTTCAG AAATGTAACGAAGCAGAGGTACAAATAAGTGAGAACAAAATTCTCTTTCCTGTTTGTCTCCCTCTTGAAAACTTGCCACTTGAATCGTGTAAACTTAGCGTTGTTATCCAACCACCATGGCTCGTATCAAGACCACAGCAAGATTCGCCAACTAAAGCATCTCCAACCAACAACCACCATCAAACATTTCAACCTAAAG TGTGTGCTTCCTTAGACTTAGTAGCCCCACCCTATGTATGCTGTAGACATTTAACTGTTGGAGAAAAGCAATACACAATCATTCAAG ttaGTAACAAATACTGTGAAGCCATCCTGGTAGAGGCAGCAATGGTGATGGTAAATAGGAACAACCACTTCTTGCCACCCAGCCCTGATGGCTCTACACATCAGTCAACACCATCCAA TGTGACAGATTTCATTCATGCCAATGCAGTACACCTAGCAGCCAACTCTTGCACCAAGCTACCCATCACTCTGCAACCACTAGAACAAAATTGCTTCATCTTCCAGTTAGACGTATTAGATAATATTAATGTAGACAGTATACAG AGTTTAGATGTTCCTTTGTCATTTAGTCTTCGGTGGAAACCTTTGCCTTCCTCCCAAGCTAGCCCCCTCATTGTTCACTATGAGCTACCAACAATCCGTCTAGACTACCCAGAGTTTGTCATGTTAGCGAAATGCAGCTCACCAGTTACAATTGGGGAGAA TTTTTCGGTGCATTACACATTAGTAAATAAACTGCAGGACTTTACTGATATAGGACTGATGTGGCTTCCAGCACCTAGGCTGGTTGGGGATTCAG gTCGTAGAGAGAATGGAAGTATAGAAGATGTAGTTCTGTGTCAGGATCCTGTACAACATGTAGGCATGTGCAAGCTAGGCTCAACTGCTACTATTACTTTTGTATTTAAGGCACTCAAGTGCGGCCTATATGAG CTTGGAAAGTTTATGAAGTTAAAGTTACAATATGCATCAACCAATCCCAGTCAGTCATCCTCATCACATGATGCCGCTATGCACCACTCCAAGAGTACACCTGCGCTTAAGGAGCTTAGCAGACCACCTATGGGTGTCGTAAGTACGCCACCGTTAAACACGAATGGAAGCGACGCCAGATGGCAATCTATGCAAGACGTTAACGCAAG aataCCAAAGAAAACTATAACACGAAAAGATGATGCCTTAGGAAATCAGAGAAAAGGAAACGTGAACGTACACAAGATAACAAAGCGCCGCTGTCAAGTCTACATCATGGCTAAGCAAAGCTGA